One genomic window of Fibrobacter sp. UWT2 includes the following:
- a CDS encoding glycoside hydrolase family 44 protein, with amino-acid sequence MKKLLAAITVAGFTTVSTAAIDITVDTQKGIKKISQYLYGRNIDKISDGDPEVNEEETAFINQMLEAGVHMLRANNGNNATRYNWRHKMTVHPDWYNNVYSHDWAITAQKVLDKMPGIDAMYAFQLTGFAASSTDYNFGDWNWKQEHGFYATSTLDLAGGGEVDEDGKTLVKAGDYKLYNMEWPADSTVAIIPYWRDELKFDMSRFKYWSMDNEMEIWRGTHSDLDLPVTGDFLVEHYIEVAKKARAQWKDIKLTGPVAANEWQWCSVASYNEQDRPKGPDRNYCWLEYFIMKVAEEQKTSGVRLLDVLDIHWYPSEKDYESRMNWHRVLFDTTYNYSGANGIKMVNGGWDNDNQKEYIFKRINDWLDKYFGKDHGITLGITETSLIDEDDPMVTALTYASFIGTMQDNGVEIFTPWTWGDGMYEAVHLFSRYGHANRIESASTNDSLVSAYSSISNKGDSLTVIFVNRAEKDAQEINIDLANFASDGTVKTLTLQNLQGETFVSHTSNALKENVVDANPQGGTTSATGYSINSFKMTLPAKSITAVLLTTSTPTVVDGIRPKATIRPAPQYGTTRRFDTKGRNVTHTRTSPGYYILR; translated from the coding sequence ATGAAAAAACTTTTAGCCGCTATTACCGTCGCGGGTTTCACGACCGTATCTACAGCCGCCATCGACATCACCGTCGACACGCAAAAAGGTATCAAGAAAATTTCACAGTACCTGTACGGGCGCAACATTGATAAAATCAGCGATGGCGACCCCGAAGTGAATGAAGAAGAAACCGCTTTCATCAACCAGATGCTCGAAGCGGGCGTGCATATGCTGCGTGCAAACAACGGCAACAACGCCACGCGCTACAACTGGCGTCACAAAATGACCGTTCACCCCGACTGGTACAACAACGTTTACTCTCACGACTGGGCGATTACCGCACAAAAAGTCCTTGACAAAATGCCGGGTATCGACGCCATGTACGCCTTCCAGCTCACCGGTTTCGCCGCCAGCTCCACCGACTACAACTTTGGCGACTGGAACTGGAAACAAGAGCACGGATTCTACGCGACCTCGACACTCGACCTTGCAGGTGGCGGCGAAGTAGATGAAGACGGCAAGACACTCGTAAAGGCCGGCGACTACAAGCTCTACAACATGGAATGGCCCGCCGACTCCACCGTCGCCATCATCCCGTACTGGCGTGACGAACTCAAGTTCGACATGAGCCGCTTTAAATACTGGAGCATGGACAACGAAATGGAAATCTGGCGCGGCACACATTCCGACCTCGACTTACCCGTCACCGGAGATTTTCTTGTAGAACACTACATCGAAGTCGCAAAAAAAGCTCGCGCGCAATGGAAAGATATCAAGCTCACCGGCCCCGTTGCCGCAAACGAATGGCAATGGTGTTCCGTCGCCTCGTATAACGAACAGGACCGTCCCAAAGGCCCCGATCGCAATTACTGCTGGCTCGAATACTTTATCATGAAGGTCGCCGAAGAACAAAAGACATCTGGCGTGCGCCTGCTTGACGTCCTGGACATTCACTGGTACCCAAGCGAAAAGGATTACGAATCGCGCATGAACTGGCACCGCGTACTATTCGACACCACCTACAACTACTCCGGCGCAAACGGAATCAAGATGGTAAACGGCGGCTGGGACAACGACAACCAAAAGGAATACATCTTCAAGCGTATTAACGACTGGCTCGACAAATACTTCGGCAAGGATCATGGCATCACGCTCGGCATTACCGAAACAAGCCTCATCGACGAAGATGACCCCATGGTCACAGCCCTCACCTACGCCTCGTTCATCGGCACCATGCAGGACAACGGCGTCGAAATATTCACCCCGTGGACATGGGGAGACGGCATGTACGAAGCAGTCCACCTGTTCAGTCGCTACGGGCATGCGAATCGCATCGAATCCGCCTCCACAAACGACTCACTCGTTTCAGCTTATAGTTCCATCAGCAACAAGGGCGATTCGCTCACAGTCATCTTCGTGAACCGCGCAGAAAAGGACGCACAAGAAATCAACATCGATCTTGCGAACTTCGCCTCCGACGGAACAGTCAAAACACTCACCTTGCAAAATCTCCAAGGCGAAACGTTCGTTTCACACACAAGCAACGCGTTGAAAGAAAACGTGGTAGATGCAAATCCGCAGGGCGGAACCACCTCTGCGACTGGCTACAGCATTAACAGTTTCAAGATGACGCTCCCCGCAAAGTCAATTACCGCAGTACTGCTCACTACGTCAACGCCGACCGTCGTTGACGGCATCAGGCCAAAAGCCACGATTCGACCTGCGCCCCAATACGGAACCACAAGGCGCTTCGACACCAAGGGCCGAAACGTCACGCACACCCGCACAAGTCCCGGCTACTACATCCTGCGATAA
- a CDS encoding FISUMP domain-containing protein → MKSLSAKLITLLILAGVALSYAITDVPINGIKASATLPDYGQNTFRPENMVMKKYVHPFYQVWSAKYNDKSITLEFLVEAQRLDQITLYNGYMRDSASYVNNSLAKSLKIYLNTSDNLVKVATLAKPKWHGYKDPHADIIVFDRPLKNVFKIIIEIEDIYPGKLYPNVCIALIKFWGFPKLPHKAKTGQMTDPRDGQVYKTITIGDQTWMAQDMRYKTPGSRTFIGDSPKIKQPSDAGLEYPESDINGVCPEGWRLPKAAELENLKSNLPVNASYDDLFSAAYRRPFYSIHQVGNLSGSQSYSTDAEVFFFPTNATGMNFSTLTRHYYDGECTEEYGETYAFGSYWTKDSKEVPLWPDENGNVEVKQLRHYRFGGTDYCEAMLCHEDYHFVRCIEGYDYPEETNSYDSGTYPEQE, encoded by the coding sequence GTGAAAAGTTTATCGGCGAAATTGATAACGCTACTCATTCTTGCAGGAGTAGCGTTATCCTATGCAATTACGGACGTTCCCATTAACGGCATCAAGGCTTCCGCCACCTTGCCGGATTATGGCCAGAACACCTTCCGTCCCGAAAACATGGTCATGAAAAAGTACGTACACCCCTTCTACCAGGTATGGAGTGCCAAGTACAATGACAAATCAATCACCTTGGAATTCTTGGTAGAGGCCCAGCGACTGGATCAGATTACCCTGTATAACGGGTATATGCGCGATTCCGCCTCTTACGTAAACAACAGCCTCGCCAAAAGCCTCAAGATTTACCTGAACACCTCGGATAACCTCGTGAAGGTGGCCACTCTCGCAAAACCGAAATGGCACGGGTACAAGGACCCGCACGCCGATATCATCGTTTTTGACAGGCCGCTGAAAAACGTTTTCAAGATCATCATTGAAATCGAAGATATTTATCCGGGAAAACTCTATCCCAACGTGTGTATCGCCTTGATCAAGTTCTGGGGATTCCCCAAGTTGCCGCACAAGGCGAAAACCGGACAGATGACAGACCCTCGCGATGGCCAAGTCTACAAGACCATCACCATTGGCGACCAGACTTGGATGGCACAGGATATGCGATACAAGACTCCGGGAAGCCGCACTTTTATAGGGGATTCTCCCAAGATCAAGCAGCCTTCGGACGCGGGCTTGGAATATCCGGAATCCGACATCAACGGCGTTTGCCCCGAAGGATGGCGCCTGCCAAAAGCCGCCGAGCTGGAAAACCTGAAATCGAACCTTCCCGTAAACGCTTCTTACGACGACTTGTTCTCTGCCGCCTACCGCAGGCCCTTCTACTCTATCCATCAAGTCGGAAACCTTAGCGGTTCACAGTCCTACTCGACCGACGCGGAAGTATTCTTCTTCCCGACGAATGCCACCGGGATGAATTTTTCCACTCTGACACGCCACTATTATGACGGTGAATGCACCGAAGAATACGGCGAAACTTACGCTTTTGGATCTTACTGGACCAAGGACTCGAAAGAAGTCCCCCTTTGGCCCGACGAAAACGGCAACGTAGAAGTCAAGCAGTTAAGGCACTACCGCTTTGGCGGCACCGATTATTGCGAAGCCATGCTCTGCCACGAAGACTACCATTTTGTGCGTTGCATCGAAGGCTACGATTACCCGGAAGAGACGAACAGCTACGATTCCGGCACGTATCCTGAGCAGGAATAA
- the metH gene encoding methionine synthase, whose protein sequence is MTLREAFESKMMLLDGGMGSVIQTYGIKGANNDMLSIEKPDIILDIQRRYVDAGVDCLTTNTFSSQRVSQHEYHQEHRIAEMNRAAVKIAKQAAAEAMEKYGRQVYILGDVGPTSKMLSMSEDVNDPASRSITFDELEDAYLEQIQVLVEEGVDAILIETIFDTLNAKAAASAFVKVMENVSRPVEVMFSMTVSDASGRTLSGQTVEAFAVSVMHMHPLSIGLNCGLGADGMVPYLRRMGKVAPCYISCHPNAGLPNQFGGYDDTPEDMVRLMGVYLDDKLVNMIGGCCGTTPEHIAAMRKMLDALPADYERRKPAPKYATSPLLRLAGLEPLFKEQVRPSNGADSCNAEDFVKVGERCNVAGSKKFLRLINEKNYEEALDIARKQVEDGADVIDVNMDDGLLDATAEMQTFLNLLASDPAISRVPIMVDSSRFEVIEAGLKCAQGKCIVNSISLKMGEKAFIEHALTIKRLGGAVIVMLFDEEGQATNYERRVQIAARAYDIMVKKLGFDPSDIIYDPNVLTVATGMAEHNAYAIDFIRAVRWIMDNLPGVRISGGLSNLSFAFRGNNYLREAMHTTFLHYAIPNGMGMAIMNPSAIIEYKTIPLELRMAITEVIYNTEPDASEALIEIASRMTAAAAAAKEAGTKYDPKAIFAMSTDASSSSDDSANAAADAKPTTPEERLQEALLKGTSTTLQPDLMELINRGDSPVGIISGPLMDGMNEVGRRFGEGKMFLPQVVKTARTMKKAVEILQPYIEAGKDTNASSRGKIVIATVKGDVHDIGKNIVSVIMACNGYEMVDLGVMVPEDVIVKAVIENKADILSLSGLITPSLEEMCTVAKAMQDAGQRIPIIVGGATTSPTHTAVKIAPCYDGPVFHVRDAASNPGLAQKLLDPATSETTIRENREEQQRIRDKQNGIQTEAASAMAAAEKTPEERRYQCDWSKYQPVEPPFMGESKLPPIPLEKVIPLISWEYFFFTWKIKPEEEEAKKLKADAEALIKSLTKPEYALRAVQAFYPAAGTEKSVIFNTGRTGTDSDLVEVATARQQNPEGTCLALCDYVAPANANTASVFAAPAGKDVFRDIVGAFAVTVSDAFVKRLEKLKAEQGGSDYDVLLMQTVADRLAEAGAEYLSKELERTNNWKGIRPAVGYPVLPNIKEIFNVAKLIDFGSVGISLTENGAMYPQASVSGLYISHPEIDYFHVKV, encoded by the coding sequence ATGACGTTACGCGAAGCTTTTGAAAGTAAGATGATGCTGCTCGATGGCGGCATGGGTTCTGTTATTCAGACCTACGGAATCAAGGGCGCGAACAACGACATGCTCTCCATCGAAAAGCCGGATATCATTCTCGATATCCAGCGCCGTTACGTGGATGCGGGCGTGGACTGTCTGACGACGAATACGTTCTCGAGCCAACGCGTCAGCCAGCACGAATACCACCAGGAACACCGCATTGCCGAAATGAACCGCGCTGCCGTGAAGATTGCGAAGCAGGCTGCGGCAGAAGCCATGGAAAAGTATGGCCGCCAGGTGTACATTCTGGGCGACGTGGGCCCCACGAGCAAGATGCTCTCCATGAGCGAAGACGTGAACGACCCCGCAAGCCGTAGCATCACCTTTGACGAACTCGAAGACGCCTACCTGGAACAGATTCAGGTGCTGGTAGAAGAAGGCGTTGATGCTATTCTGATTGAAACGATTTTTGATACGCTGAATGCGAAGGCTGCCGCCAGTGCTTTTGTCAAAGTGATGGAAAATGTTTCGCGCCCTGTCGAAGTCATGTTCTCCATGACGGTGAGCGACGCCTCGGGCCGTACGCTTTCGGGTCAGACGGTGGAAGCATTCGCCGTAAGCGTGATGCACATGCATCCGCTTTCTATCGGCTTGAACTGCGGTCTCGGTGCCGACGGTATGGTGCCGTACCTGCGCCGTATGGGCAAGGTCGCTCCTTGCTACATTAGCTGTCACCCGAATGCGGGTCTTCCGAACCAGTTCGGCGGTTACGATGACACGCCCGAAGACATGGTGCGACTCATGGGCGTTTACCTGGACGATAAGCTCGTGAACATGATTGGCGGTTGCTGCGGTACCACGCCGGAACACATCGCCGCCATGCGTAAGATGCTCGACGCCCTACCGGCCGATTACGAACGCCGCAAGCCCGCACCCAAGTATGCCACAAGCCCGCTGCTCCGCCTCGCCGGTTTGGAACCGCTGTTCAAGGAACAGGTGCGTCCGAGTAACGGTGCCGACAGCTGCAACGCCGAAGATTTTGTGAAGGTGGGTGAACGCTGCAACGTGGCTGGCTCCAAGAAGTTCCTCCGCCTTATCAACGAAAAGAATTACGAAGAAGCGCTCGACATCGCCCGCAAGCAAGTGGAAGACGGCGCCGACGTGATCGACGTAAACATGGACGACGGCCTCTTGGACGCTACCGCCGAAATGCAGACCTTCCTGAACCTGCTCGCTTCGGACCCGGCTATCAGCCGCGTGCCGATTATGGTGGACTCTTCCCGTTTCGAAGTGATTGAAGCGGGCCTCAAGTGCGCCCAGGGCAAGTGCATCGTGAACTCCATCTCCCTAAAGATGGGCGAAAAAGCTTTCATTGAGCATGCGCTCACTATCAAGCGCCTCGGTGGTGCCGTCATCGTGATGCTCTTCGACGAAGAAGGTCAGGCCACCAACTACGAGCGCCGCGTGCAAATTGCCGCCCGCGCTTACGACATCATGGTCAAAAAGCTCGGCTTCGATCCTTCTGACATTATTTACGACCCGAACGTTTTGACCGTCGCAACCGGCATGGCGGAACACAACGCCTACGCCATCGACTTTATCCGCGCGGTCCGCTGGATTATGGACAACCTTCCCGGCGTACGCATTTCGGGCGGTCTCTCGAACCTTTCCTTCGCTTTCCGCGGCAACAACTACCTGCGCGAAGCGATGCATACCACGTTCCTGCATTACGCGATTCCGAACGGCATGGGCATGGCCATCATGAACCCCAGCGCAATTATCGAATACAAGACGATTCCGCTGGAACTCCGCATGGCGATTACCGAAGTCATCTACAACACGGAACCGGACGCGAGCGAAGCACTCATCGAAATTGCAAGCCGTATGACCGCGGCCGCCGCAGCCGCCAAGGAAGCGGGCACCAAATACGACCCGAAGGCGATTTTCGCCATGAGCACGGACGCAAGCAGCTCTTCTGACGACAGCGCAAACGCCGCCGCAGATGCAAAGCCCACCACACCCGAAGAACGCCTGCAAGAAGCATTGCTCAAGGGAACTTCCACGACGCTTCAGCCCGACTTGATGGAACTTATCAACCGCGGCGATAGCCCGGTGGGAATCATCTCTGGCCCGCTCATGGACGGCATGAACGAAGTCGGCCGCCGCTTCGGCGAAGGCAAGATGTTCTTGCCGCAGGTGGTGAAGACTGCACGCACCATGAAGAAGGCCGTGGAAATTTTGCAGCCCTACATCGAGGCGGGCAAGGATACCAACGCATCGAGCCGCGGCAAGATCGTAATCGCCACCGTGAAGGGCGACGTGCACGATATCGGCAAGAACATCGTCTCCGTGATTATGGCCTGTAACGGCTACGAAATGGTGGACCTCGGCGTGATGGTTCCCGAAGATGTCATCGTAAAGGCCGTCATCGAAAACAAGGCCGACATCTTGAGCCTCTCCGGACTGATTACACCGTCGCTCGAAGAAATGTGCACCGTGGCGAAGGCCATGCAGGACGCAGGCCAACGCATTCCGATTATCGTGGGCGGCGCTACAACCTCGCCCACGCACACCGCCGTGAAAATTGCCCCGTGCTACGACGGCCCCGTATTCCACGTGCGCGACGCCGCGAGCAACCCGGGCCTCGCCCAAAAACTTTTGGATCCGGCCACTAGCGAGACTACGATTCGCGAAAACCGTGAAGAACAGCAGCGCATCCGCGACAAGCAAAACGGCATCCAGACCGAAGCCGCAAGCGCCATGGCCGCTGCCGAAAAGACTCCGGAAGAACGTCGCTATCAATGCGACTGGAGCAAGTACCAGCCTGTGGAACCGCCGTTCATGGGCGAAAGCAAGCTCCCGCCGATTCCGCTCGAAAAAGTTATCCCGCTTATCAGCTGGGAATACTTCTTCTTCACTTGGAAAATCAAGCCCGAAGAAGAAGAAGCAAAAAAACTCAAGGCCGATGCCGAAGCACTCATCAAGTCGCTCACAAAGCCCGAGTATGCACTGCGTGCCGTGCAGGCGTTCTACCCTGCAGCCGGTACGGAAAAGTCGGTCATCTTCAACACGGGCCGTACCGGCACCGACTCCGACCTTGTCGAAGTCGCCACGGCACGCCAGCAGAATCCCGAAGGCACTTGCCTCGCGCTCTGTGACTACGTTGCTCCTGCGAATGCGAACACCGCAAGCGTCTTCGCCGCTCCCGCCGGTAAAGATGTTTTCCGCGACATCGTGGGTGCCTTCGCCGTCACCGTAAGCGACGCCTTCGTCAAGCGCCTCGAAAAGCTGAAAGCCGAACAGGGCGGCAGCGACTACGACGTTCTCTTGATGCAGACTGTCGCCGACCGCCTGGCCGAAGCCGGCGCCGAATACTTGAGCAAGGAACTCGAACGCACCAACAACTGGAAGGGCATCCGCCCGGCCGTCGGCTACCCCGTGCTCCCGAACATCAAGGAAATCTTCAATGTCGCAAAACTCATCGACTTCGGCAGCGTAGGCATCAGCCTCACCGAAAACGGCGCCATGTACCCGCAGGCCTCCGTGAGCGGCCTCTACATCAGCCACCCCGAAATCGACTACTTCCACGTGAAAGTGTAA
- a CDS encoding metal ABC transporter permease → MPELLDKLFFYLDFPFVRYAIIVGVLVSLCSSLLGVTLVLKRYSYIGDGLSHVAFGALSIAAVLKVTNNMLIILPITIAVAVLLLCSGKKAKVKGDAAIAMVSVGALAIGYLLMNIFSTSANISGDVCTTLFGSTSILTLKVEEVYLCVALSIAVLTVFVIFYHKIFAITFDENFAQATGVRVMLYNILVAVIIAVIIVLAMNLVGALLVSALVVFPALSAMRLFKSFFSVTVAAGIISVLCSLTGILIAILAGTPVGSTIVAIDIVVFGIICLVSLIRDKRV, encoded by the coding sequence ATGCCTGAATTACTCGACAAGCTCTTCTTCTACCTGGATTTCCCGTTTGTGCGCTATGCAATTATCGTGGGCGTTCTCGTTTCGCTGTGTTCGTCGCTCTTGGGCGTCACTCTCGTGCTCAAGCGCTATTCCTACATTGGCGACGGTCTTTCTCATGTGGCCTTCGGTGCGCTTTCGATTGCAGCCGTTCTCAAGGTTACCAACAATATGCTAATTATTCTCCCCATCACCATCGCAGTCGCCGTGCTGCTTTTGTGCTCGGGAAAAAAGGCAAAGGTCAAAGGCGATGCCGCCATCGCCATGGTATCGGTGGGGGCGCTCGCTATCGGTTACTTACTCATGAATATTTTCTCTACGTCGGCAAATATTTCGGGCGACGTGTGTACCACACTTTTCGGCTCTACATCGATTCTCACGCTCAAGGTAGAAGAAGTCTACCTTTGCGTGGCACTTTCCATTGCTGTACTTACCGTATTCGTTATTTTCTACCATAAAATTTTTGCTATCACCTTTGACGAAAATTTCGCCCAGGCGACAGGCGTACGCGTGATGCTTTACAACATCCTCGTTGCCGTGATTATCGCCGTCATCATTGTTCTTGCCATGAACCTGGTGGGCGCCTTGCTGGTGTCTGCCTTGGTCGTATTCCCAGCCCTTTCGGCCATGCGTCTTTTCAAGAGCTTTTTCTCGGTAACCGTTGCCGCAGGCATTATCTCGGTCTTGTGTTCGCTTACCGGAATCTTGATCGCCATTTTGGCGGGGACGCCCGTAGGTTCTACCATCGTGGCGATAGACATCGTGGTGTTCGGAATCATTTGCCTTGTCAGCCTGATTCGCGATAAAAGAGTTTAA
- a CDS encoding GTP-binding protein has product MKKNKKPVILITGYLGSGKTTLLNNILKQEKRKVALIVNDMGSINVDAEILKKNGSNVAECPMFELQNGCICCTLRDEFIEQVEKISKLDSIEVVFVEASGISDPGAVSASFLAYEEDNPKTNVYLTSIVTVVDADRIYREFLSDLKHKKEQRDHLADQYDLSQEEISTLIVDQIEFCNFIVLNKCDLLSEDQLKEVESIVRDFQPRAPIIHSVNGDIDIDKIMTTKPFNYGQIESSSAIQKATASLLQSGRRRDSCVDEYGISSFVFETRQPFNRTRFMDFVNNRYPAELIRSKGYIWFSDASRDVQLFEQAGRNSSVMPVSFWIDALREDQKQAYLAENPEVRENWDSRYGDRENQVVFIGNGYNKDTIRMELEKCLD; this is encoded by the coding sequence ATGAAAAAGAACAAGAAACCCGTCATCCTCATTACCGGATACCTGGGCTCCGGCAAAACGACTCTCTTGAACAACATTCTCAAGCAAGAGAAACGAAAAGTCGCCCTCATCGTCAACGACATGGGCAGCATCAATGTCGATGCCGAAATCTTGAAGAAGAATGGTTCGAACGTTGCCGAATGTCCGATGTTCGAACTGCAAAACGGTTGCATCTGTTGCACCCTCCGCGACGAATTTATCGAACAAGTCGAAAAGATTTCCAAACTGGATTCTATCGAAGTCGTATTCGTCGAAGCCTCCGGCATTAGCGACCCCGGCGCCGTCAGCGCAAGCTTCTTGGCCTACGAAGAAGACAATCCCAAAACGAATGTCTACTTGACCTCCATCGTTACCGTCGTCGATGCAGACCGCATCTACCGCGAATTCCTCAGCGACCTGAAGCATAAAAAAGAACAGCGGGATCACCTCGCCGACCAATATGATCTTTCGCAAGAAGAAATTTCCACATTGATTGTAGACCAAATCGAATTCTGCAATTTCATCGTCTTGAACAAGTGCGATTTACTCAGCGAAGACCAACTCAAGGAAGTCGAATCCATCGTGCGAGATTTCCAGCCCCGCGCACCGATTATCCATTCGGTAAACGGCGACATCGATATCGATAAGATCATGACGACCAAGCCATTCAACTATGGTCAAATCGAATCGTCCTCGGCCATTCAAAAAGCTACCGCAAGCTTACTGCAATCCGGACGCAGACGCGACAGTTGCGTAGACGAATACGGAATTTCGTCATTCGTTTTCGAGACAAGGCAACCATTCAACAGAACTCGATTCATGGATTTCGTCAACAACCGCTACCCCGCCGAACTCATTCGCTCCAAAGGCTACATCTGGTTCTCGGATGCGAGCAGGGATGTGCAACTGTTCGAACAGGCCGGCAGAAATTCCTCGGTCATGCCCGTTTCCTTTTGGATAGACGCTCTGCGCGAGGATCAAAAGCAAGCCTACCTTGCCGAAAATCCTGAAGTCAGAGAAAACTGGGATTCCCGCTATGGCGACCGCGAAAACCAGGTCGTCTTTATTGGCAACGGTTACAATAAAGATACCATTCGAATGGAACTCGAAAAATGCCTTGACTAA
- a CDS encoding TonB-dependent receptor domain-containing protein yields MNIIMTTTMMIMTTTITSTNMKISLIRAAMGSLLLGGFLHSSFAQIIEQDSAQDFVQDLGSSVVQTEGPTHAILDGLREDDDLKKDALERKLSTTIAETIKNEPDVAIRSMGPAAARPVIKGLSGSHVEITEDGAFCGDMSATSPDHAVASEVLTAHRLRVLRGPHILAHSFSAAGGVVQVERRDIPFDDTLFHGYVAGYSESAQSGYATAVGANASVAGVSLKGELSGRRMGDMETPDGTLKNTDIENGSGAVGAAYALGRFRFGASYRWFNSDYGIPGGFIGGHPNGVDIEMWKRDLTLRGLYLPANSSIDTLSLTFRSNQYHHKEYEGSAVGAEFAVNQRILLIEKTMANLGPLFGLKLGAELETRWIEMGGYVFTPPTQSYGAATFASVTTSGWRGLEITAAARMGGAFFRPHESVVADMEAIEDRNFALWAFDVEFSQRVGVGKFLTLDVFRTTRAPTIEELYNQGPHLAAYTYERGNHKLDAESGYGGELEYRAYGEYLNVRTSAYGTWFQNHLAPRATGDTNWSQLLPIYEVRGDEALLYGASASVETVAEQGFRAATSASYVRGMYRNTHWSDMPQIPPFKFHGELGYLWEHVRTGAHTDFALAQHKVDKYEERTPGYITFGASLEFYWELALAHYSLVFRTDNIFDADVRNHLSRLKSVMPEKGRNFSALAKIEW; encoded by the coding sequence ATGAACATCATCATGACGACGACGATGATGATCATGACCACCACGATCACGAGCACGAACATGAAGATTAGCCTTATTAGGGCTGCCATGGGGAGCCTCCTTTTAGGAGGCTTCCTTCACTCTTCTTTTGCCCAAATTATAGAGCAAGATTCGGCTCAAGATTTTGTGCAGGATTTAGGAAGTTCGGTGGTGCAAACGGAAGGCCCGACGCACGCCATTTTGGATGGATTGCGCGAAGATGACGATTTGAAAAAGGACGCCCTGGAGCGCAAACTTTCCACAACCATTGCCGAAACCATCAAAAACGAGCCCGACGTAGCCATTCGCTCGATGGGTCCTGCCGCCGCACGCCCCGTCATCAAGGGGCTTTCAGGAAGCCATGTAGAAATTACCGAAGACGGCGCCTTTTGTGGAGACATGAGTGCCACATCGCCCGATCACGCCGTCGCATCAGAAGTTTTAACCGCACACCGACTTCGCGTTTTACGCGGGCCGCATATCTTGGCGCATTCGTTTTCTGCCGCGGGCGGCGTAGTGCAAGTGGAACGCAGGGACATTCCCTTTGACGACACCCTTTTTCACGGCTATGTCGCGGGGTATTCAGAAAGTGCACAGTCGGGGTACGCAACGGCCGTGGGAGCAAACGCGTCGGTTGCAGGCGTTTCGTTGAAAGGAGAACTTTCGGGGCGACGCATGGGTGACATGGAAACGCCCGATGGCACACTGAAAAATACAGATATTGAAAATGGGAGCGGCGCCGTGGGCGCGGCTTACGCCTTGGGGCGTTTCCGTTTCGGAGCATCTTACCGCTGGTTCAACAGCGACTATGGAATTCCAGGCGGATTCATTGGCGGGCACCCGAATGGCGTCGACATCGAAATGTGGAAACGCGACTTGACGCTTCGTGGACTTTATTTGCCGGCCAACTCATCAATCGACACCTTGAGTTTGACCTTTCGAAGCAATCAATATCATCACAAGGAATATGAAGGTAGCGCCGTGGGGGCTGAGTTCGCCGTAAATCAAAGAATACTCCTTATAGAAAAAACAATGGCGAATCTCGGCCCCCTTTTCGGCCTGAAACTAGGAGCGGAACTGGAAACCCGCTGGATTGAAATGGGCGGCTACGTATTCACGCCACCGACTCAGTCTTACGGGGCGGCAACATTTGCTTCTGTAACGACGAGTGGGTGGCGTGGGTTGGAGATTACAGCAGCAGCAAGAATGGGAGGTGCTTTCTTTAGGCCCCACGAAAGTGTGGTGGCCGACATGGAGGCCATCGAAGACCGCAACTTTGCTTTATGGGCATTCGACGTGGAATTTTCGCAACGCGTCGGTGTGGGAAAATTCTTGACGCTTGATGTCTTCAGGACCACACGGGCGCCCACCATCGAGGAGCTTTACAATCAGGGGCCGCATCTCGCCGCCTACACCTACGAACGGGGGAACCATAAGCTAGATGCCGAAAGCGGCTACGGCGGCGAGCTTGAATACCGCGCTTACGGCGAATACCTAAATGTACGCACCTCCGCTTACGGCACGTGGTTCCAGAACCACCTCGCCCCGCGCGCCACCGGAGACACCAACTGGTCACAGCTACTCCCCATTTACGAAGTGCGGGGCGACGAAGCCCTGCTCTACGGCGCCAGCGCCTCTGTAGAAACTGTAGCGGAGCAGGGCTTCCGTGCCGCCACCTCTGCAAGCTATGTGCGCGGCATGTACCGCAACACCCACTGGAGCGACATGCCGCAAATTCCGCCGTTCAAGTTCCACGGCGAACTCGGCTACCTCTGGGAACATGTACGCACCGGGGCGCACACCGACTTTGCACTCGCCCAACATAAGGTGGATAAATACGAGGAACGCACTCCCGGCTACATCACCTTCGGAGCATCGCTAGAATTCTACTGGGAACTCGCCCTCGCCCATTACAGCCTCGTTTTCCGCACCGACAACATTTTCGACGCTGACGTACGCAATCACCTTTCACGACTCAAATCGGTGATGCCCGAAAAGGGCCGCAACTTTAGCGCACTTGCCAAAATCGAATGGTAA